The following proteins come from a genomic window of Anas platyrhynchos isolate ZD024472 breed Pekin duck chromosome 12, IASCAAS_PekinDuck_T2T, whole genome shotgun sequence:
- the LOC101791976 gene encoding uncharacterized protein: MEPPLSASVLVKEGSFMHACSLSCRLLPLLGKHAEVFCLAHPDLIQPEMITLSNPGYLGARVILTEGQGVCRPAAWTARLGKWRVIRRDGLHSLPMQVERERVGYLLLCGMQYVISEVQYARYRQSAFLKEQAVLENIRGPDSSTVNDPSTQLTLSEAAAPLSDPGSARLRRGHLRYLAERGEVTADQQSGWRCLFQSLRFK; encoded by the exons ATGGAGCCTCCTTTGTCAGCATCTGTGCTGGTTAAAGAAGGAAGCTTCATGCACGCTTGCTCACTCTCTTGCAGGTTATTGCCCCTGCTAGGCAAGCATGCTGAAGTGTTTTGCTTAGCACACCCAGATTTAATTCAGCCCGAGATGATCACGTTATCAAATCCTGGTTACCTGGGAGCCCGGGTCATTTTGACAGAAGGGCAGGGAGTGTGCAGGCCAGCTGCATGGACAGCACGTCTGGGAAAGTGGCGTGTTATCAGGAG GGATGGACTGCATAGTTTGCCAATGCaagtggagagagagagg GTTGGATATCTTCTGCTCTGTGGCATGCAGTATGTTATCAGTGAAGTCCAATATGCCAG ATACAGGCAAAGTGCTTTCCTGAAGGAGCAGGCGGTCTTGGAAAATATCAGAGGGCCAGATTCTTCCACTGTGAACGACCCCAGCACGCAGCTGACGCTATCAGAAGCAGCCGCACCTCTGTCAGACCCAGGCAGCGCCAG GTTAAGGCGTGGCCATCTCCGTTACCTTGCTGAGAGAGGGGAAGTCACTGCAGACCAGCAAAGTGGCTGGAGGTGCCTTTTTCAAAGTCTTCGTTTTAAATAG